In the genome of Deinococcus deserti VCD115, one region contains:
- a CDS encoding GAF domain-containing sensor histidine kinase, whose translation MPESSPLPAALPATPPPASAGGQTSDRVRLVRNALPPLILLVVVVVEALILQLRDQTMEIWAHLLFYGLLGPAVTFFSVEWIAEGTRARERAEQELRVLYGQLSASHERLRAVQELMRDLTDAPDMGAVVEVAARGAVRVTGATHATLSVPGGLSGTARGQTLLASPGAELHPLTVSIPGGGALALHFELPPSPETEALAHALAAEVANGVEAARQRTLDLMTLYSVDQSIRAERNMRRLLSRVTRIMAERLGTEARAVYLSDQDGMLRLEYAQDRRGESGGGNPAPDFAQRVSNAGTPLLAEGAEAAEVFPEARRVLGLPMRDEDGLVGVLMLGDSQTQPFDEARVPLLALMAGQATLAVRNARAHVYSEELAISDERARIAREIHDSVAQSLAFTALKLDIVTRQMHKDPVQAEAEVRAASALLREQIREVRRSIFALRPIDLERYGLLETVRRYVADFGEQNNIKATLSVTGDVHLSPSDEAVVFRLLQESLNNVAKHAQASEVKVSLHGGVHLTLRVQDNGAGFNPEQISGRVSSAGGLGLLQMRERVEARGGNYRVLSSPGHGTVVEAEMPQA comes from the coding sequence ATGCCGGAGTCCTCTCCCCTGCCCGCCGCGTTGCCGGCCACACCTCCGCCTGCCTCGGCGGGCGGCCAGACGTCGGACCGTGTGCGGCTGGTGCGCAATGCCCTGCCTCCCCTGATTCTGCTGGTTGTGGTGGTGGTCGAAGCCCTGATTCTGCAACTGCGTGATCAGACCATGGAGATCTGGGCGCATCTGCTGTTCTACGGCCTTCTCGGGCCCGCCGTAACCTTTTTCAGCGTGGAGTGGATCGCGGAGGGCACGCGCGCCCGTGAACGCGCTGAGCAGGAACTGCGGGTCCTGTATGGTCAGCTCAGCGCCTCGCATGAACGGCTCAGGGCCGTTCAGGAACTGATGCGCGACCTCACTGATGCCCCCGACATGGGGGCTGTGGTCGAAGTAGCTGCGCGCGGCGCGGTGCGCGTGACTGGCGCGACCCACGCGACCCTGAGTGTGCCCGGAGGCCTGAGCGGCACGGCGCGCGGTCAGACGCTGCTGGCCAGCCCCGGAGCCGAGCTGCACCCCCTGACCGTCAGCATTCCCGGAGGCGGCGCCCTGGCCCTGCATTTCGAACTGCCGCCTTCGCCGGAAACCGAAGCGCTAGCCCACGCCCTGGCTGCCGAGGTGGCCAATGGTGTCGAGGCTGCGCGCCAGCGCACCCTGGATCTGATGACGCTTTACAGCGTGGACCAGAGCATCCGTGCTGAACGCAACATGCGCCGACTGCTTTCCAGGGTCACCCGGATCATGGCCGAGCGGCTGGGCACCGAGGCCCGCGCGGTGTATCTGAGCGACCAGGACGGCATGCTGCGGCTGGAATACGCCCAGGACCGCCGGGGCGAGTCGGGGGGCGGAAACCCGGCTCCCGACTTTGCGCAGCGGGTATCGAACGCCGGAACGCCGCTGCTGGCCGAGGGTGCCGAAGCAGCCGAGGTATTCCCTGAAGCCCGCCGTGTGCTGGGTCTTCCCATGCGTGACGAGGACGGCCTGGTCGGCGTACTGATGCTCGGCGACAGCCAGACCCAGCCCTTTGACGAGGCGCGGGTCCCGTTGCTGGCCCTGATGGCCGGTCAGGCCACGCTGGCGGTACGCAACGCACGTGCCCACGTGTATTCGGAGGAACTGGCCATCAGCGACGAGCGCGCCCGGATCGCGCGCGAAATTCACGACAGCGTGGCGCAGTCACTGGCGTTTACCGCCCTCAAGCTGGACATCGTGACCCGGCAGATGCATAAGGACCCCGTGCAGGCCGAAGCTGAGGTGCGGGCAGCCTCGGCACTGCTCCGTGAACAGATCCGTGAAGTCAGACGCAGCATCTTCGCGCTGCGCCCCATTGACCTGGAACGCTACGGCCTGCTGGAAACCGTGCGGCGCTATGTCGCGGATTTTGGCGAGCAGAACAACATCAAGGCAACCCTGAGCGTCACCGGTGACGTTCATCTCTCGCCCAGTGACGAGGCAGTGGTCTTCCGGCTGCTTCAGGAAAGCCTCAACAACGTGGCCAAACATGCCCAGGCCAGTGAGGTCAAGGTCAGCCTGCACGGCGGCGTGCACCTGACCCTGCGGGTTCAGGACAACGGCGCCGGGTTCAATCCGGAGCAGATCAGCGGCCGGGTCAGCAGCGCGGGCGGCCTGGGCCTGCTGCAGATGCGCGAAAGGGTCGAGGCGCGCGGCGGCAATTACCGGGTTCTGTCCTCGCCGGGCCATGGCACGGTGGTCGAAGCTGAAATGCCCCAGGCCTGA
- a CDS encoding M20/M25/M40 family metallo-hydrolase, with translation MSKINQEFLFALLREAAPSGFERRAADVWLKEAATFARTSEDHYGNVYAELGPEGAPAIILTGHLDEIGLMVSHVNDQGFLHVLPLGGWDPQVLVGQRIRLLAPEGDLIGVIGKKAIHVMDEDDRNKASKLEDLWIDVDMTAEDARKRIPVGTVAVIEQPTVMVGNKIVSRALDNRVGGFIVLEALRALKDADLKHRIVAVGTSQEEIGSYGSKTAAHRVRPIAGVAVDVTHETTQPGVKAEKYGVVPFGSGANLTVGAMVSPVIFRQMKEAAEREGIPHSVSASPRLTFTDADTMMLSREGVPGAVVSIPNRYMHSPNEMVDAGDVKACIDILAAWVRGLEAEGSFLR, from the coding sequence ATGAGCAAAATCAATCAGGAGTTTCTGTTCGCCCTGCTCCGCGAAGCTGCACCCAGCGGTTTTGAGCGCCGCGCTGCCGACGTGTGGCTGAAAGAAGCCGCTACTTTTGCCCGGACCAGCGAAGACCACTACGGGAACGTCTATGCCGAGCTGGGGCCGGAAGGTGCGCCAGCAATCATCCTGACCGGTCACCTGGACGAGATCGGCCTGATGGTCAGCCACGTCAATGATCAGGGATTCCTGCACGTGCTGCCGCTGGGCGGCTGGGACCCGCAGGTGCTGGTTGGTCAACGTATACGCCTGCTTGCCCCGGAAGGCGACCTGATCGGTGTAATCGGGAAAAAGGCCATTCACGTCATGGACGAGGATGACCGCAACAAGGCCAGCAAGCTTGAGGACCTGTGGATCGACGTGGACATGACGGCAGAGGACGCGCGCAAGCGCATTCCGGTTGGTACCGTTGCCGTGATCGAGCAGCCCACTGTCATGGTAGGCAACAAGATCGTAAGCCGGGCACTGGACAACCGCGTCGGGGGATTTATCGTGCTTGAAGCCCTGCGTGCGCTGAAAGACGCCGACCTGAAACACCGTATCGTGGCGGTGGGCACCAGCCAGGAAGAAATCGGTTCATACGGCAGTAAAACCGCTGCCCACCGGGTGCGGCCTATTGCCGGGGTGGCGGTGGACGTCACCCATGAAACCACCCAGCCGGGCGTGAAAGCCGAGAAGTACGGCGTGGTGCCGTTCGGCAGCGGCGCAAACCTCACCGTCGGCGCCATGGTCAGCCCGGTGATCTTCCGGCAGATGAAGGAAGCTGCCGAGCGCGAGGGCATTCCCCACAGTGTCTCTGCCAGCCCCCGCCTGACCTTCACGGACGCGGACACCATGATGCTCTCGCGTGAAGGGGTGCCCGGGGCAGTGGTCAGCATTCCCAACCGCTATATGCACAGCCCGAACGAAATGGTCGATGCCGGAGACGTCAAAGCCTGCATTGACATTCTCGCGGCTTGGGTCCGCGGCCTGGAGGCAGAGGGCAGCTTTCTGCGGTAA
- a CDS encoding HelD family protein: MPAASPRRPENETHPEFDLEAAHLDGTVAAMLRQIEFWEDRERNAGADLETSVIMADEAGEHAAMLSPHVHHPYFGSLKVRVGGREQTLYVGKHAFQDVKGPHHVVGWDSEVGSLFYTHELTWTPRRGGKGTIRRRRQLDVMQKRLLRVTDLYDDEQGGDTGGREEVLLRRLNEGSTAGMRDVVETLQPEQNEAMRFPAGTPVIIQGAAGSGKTTIGFHRLAWMTNAERGVHRARPEACMVLMPNRVLAAYAGRILPELGLEGVNVTTPESWAVGLLGLEKLEVTDRTLTLLLTDRDNTRRALAWRRAKLLGDARMLDVVRTHLWHKWVGALRGQALSEALEVPGRGLLTFSLDEAALLEILRTVFAQDSLDGYRAAFRRVVEELALDTLRVPEEHQAGVLRQLSTPLTTLLGRVFASTTPVTETRRLLGSPEALKASSLLTEREIQLLQTDPLSGIPTPRRAHADVTELPLMLAMQAFMGGIGRTVGRTLEPFDHVVLDEAQDYSPLLYTLLGRATREGHLTALGDMNQGMHGYKGPNTWDAVRGVLPGAQTLTLSRTYRSTRQITELGARIASTYNRAADVQGVDRDGAEVQRYQNGNELELIARAVKDAQSAGHTNIAIVTRRGLDAERLSEALRDHDTDAQPITTQEHRFKGGLVILPVNLAKGLEFSAAIVASADTGTYDDSTEYERRLLYVSASRALHWLALVSAGELHPLIA, translated from the coding sequence ATGCCCGCTGCTTCACCCCGCCGCCCGGAAAACGAAACCCACCCTGAATTTGACCTGGAAGCCGCCCACCTGGACGGCACGGTCGCAGCCATGCTGCGCCAGATTGAATTCTGGGAGGACCGGGAGCGCAATGCCGGCGCCGACCTGGAAACCAGCGTCATCATGGCGGACGAGGCCGGCGAGCACGCGGCGATGCTCTCGCCACACGTACATCACCCCTACTTCGGCAGCCTGAAAGTGCGGGTGGGTGGCCGCGAACAGACCCTGTACGTCGGGAAGCATGCTTTTCAGGACGTGAAGGGCCCGCACCATGTGGTGGGCTGGGACAGCGAGGTCGGCAGCCTCTTCTACACCCATGAGCTGACCTGGACGCCCCGGCGGGGTGGCAAAGGCACCATCCGCCGCCGCCGTCAGCTCGACGTGATGCAAAAGCGGCTGCTGCGCGTCACGGACCTGTACGACGACGAGCAGGGCGGTGATACCGGTGGGCGCGAGGAAGTGCTGCTGCGGCGCCTGAACGAGGGCTCGACCGCCGGGATGCGCGATGTGGTCGAAACCCTGCAGCCCGAGCAGAACGAGGCCATGCGCTTCCCGGCCGGTACACCGGTGATTATTCAGGGGGCAGCCGGCTCTGGAAAAACCACCATTGGCTTTCACCGGCTGGCCTGGATGACCAATGCCGAGCGCGGGGTGCACCGGGCCCGGCCCGAAGCCTGCATGGTGCTGATGCCCAACCGGGTGTTGGCGGCCTACGCCGGTCGCATCCTGCCGGAGCTAGGCCTGGAGGGCGTGAACGTCACCACCCCGGAAAGCTGGGCCGTGGGCTTGCTGGGCCTGGAAAAGCTGGAGGTCACCGACCGCACCCTGACCCTGCTGCTGACGGACCGCGACAACACGCGGCGGGCGCTGGCGTGGCGCCGCGCCAAGCTGCTGGGCGACGCCCGCATGCTGGACGTGGTGCGCACCCACCTGTGGCACAAGTGGGTCGGAGCCCTGCGGGGACAGGCGCTCAGCGAGGCACTGGAGGTGCCCGGCCGCGGCCTGCTCACCTTCAGCCTGGACGAGGCGGCGCTGCTGGAGATCCTGCGGACGGTGTTTGCCCAGGACTCGCTGGACGGTTACCGGGCTGCGTTCCGCCGGGTGGTCGAGGAACTCGCCCTGGACACCCTGCGTGTCCCCGAGGAACATCAGGCCGGTGTGCTGCGCCAGCTGTCCACCCCGCTGACCACGCTGCTGGGGCGGGTTTTTGCGAGCACCACCCCCGTCACCGAGACGCGGCGCCTGCTGGGCAGCCCCGAGGCGCTGAAAGCCAGCAGCCTGCTGACCGAACGGGAAATTCAGCTGCTGCAGACCGATCCCCTCAGCGGTATTCCCACGCCGCGCCGCGCGCACGCTGACGTGACCGAACTGCCGCTGATGCTGGCCATGCAGGCGTTTATGGGCGGAATTGGGCGGACGGTGGGGCGCACACTGGAACCCTTCGACCATGTGGTGCTCGACGAGGCTCAGGATTACAGCCCTTTGTTGTATACGCTGCTGGGCCGCGCGACGCGCGAGGGCCACCTGACGGCCCTGGGCGACATGAACCAGGGAATGCACGGCTACAAGGGACCCAACACCTGGGACGCCGTGCGCGGCGTGCTCCCAGGGGCGCAGACGCTGACCCTGAGCCGCACCTACCGCTCGACCCGCCAGATCACCGAACTCGGCGCCCGGATTGCCAGTACCTACAACCGCGCCGCCGATGTCCAGGGCGTGGACCGTGACGGAGCAGAGGTGCAGCGCTACCAGAACGGCAATGAACTGGAGCTGATCGCGCGGGCGGTCAAGGATGCGCAGTCCGCCGGGCACACCAACATCGCCATCGTGACCCGCCGGGGCCTGGACGCCGAACGGCTCAGCGAGGCCCTGCGCGACCATGACACCGACGCCCAGCCCATCACCACCCAGGAGCACCGCTTCAAGGGTGGGCTGGTTATTCTGCCGGTGAATCTGGCCAAGGGCCTGGAGTTCAGCGCGGCCATCGTGGCCAGCGCCGACACCGGCACCTATGACGACAGCACCGAGTACGAACGCCGCCTGTTGTACGTGTCGGCCAGCCGCGCCCTGCACTGGCTGGCGCTGGTCAGTGCCGGTGAACTGCACCCGCTGATTGCGTAA
- a CDS encoding glucose-1-phosphate adenylyltransferase family protein, which translates to MATRIAGQKVLAIVLAGGRGSRLSPLTDERAKPAVPFLGTYRLIDFTLSNLVNSGVQDVWVIEQYLPHGLNDHLSGGRPWDLDRTRGGLVVLPPFSSPENEDGEFSHGNAHALAQHAPLIRQFAPDVLLVLSADHVYRLDYGEVIEAHVKAGASVTMVTTDLKTEQEATRFGNVQAGADGRVRKFAYKPEQPLGRTVTAEVFAYNPAVLLDTLTVLQKGGQALGDYGEELLPALVGRGDAHTFPLSGYWMDVGTIEAYHGAHRDFLDGRGFDLDSPEWPVITASITRPPARIEKGAEVSDSFVCGGAVVAGQVVRSVVAPNAVIERGAVVTDSILQPGAVVRAGAQVMRAIVDQHATVQADAQVGGAGGLTVIGAHAQVQSGAQVGSGLHVPPHRRVRAGQEDRATVKPE; encoded by the coding sequence GTGGCTACACGCATTGCCGGTCAGAAGGTTCTTGCCATCGTGCTTGCGGGAGGGCGGGGCAGCCGGCTGTCCCCGCTGACCGACGAGCGGGCCAAGCCGGCCGTGCCGTTTCTGGGCACCTACCGGCTGATCGATTTCACGCTGAGCAATCTGGTCAACAGCGGTGTGCAGGACGTGTGGGTCATCGAGCAGTACCTGCCGCACGGCCTGAACGACCACCTGTCGGGCGGCCGGCCCTGGGACCTGGACCGCACGCGCGGGGGGCTGGTGGTCCTGCCACCCTTTTCCAGCCCTGAGAACGAGGACGGCGAGTTCTCTCATGGCAACGCGCACGCCCTTGCGCAGCACGCTCCGCTGATCCGGCAGTTTGCTCCCGACGTGCTGCTGGTCCTCAGCGCCGATCATGTGTACCGCCTGGACTACGGTGAGGTGATCGAGGCCCATGTGAAGGCCGGGGCCAGCGTCACCATGGTCACCACCGACCTGAAGACTGAACAGGAGGCCACGCGCTTCGGCAATGTGCAGGCAGGCGCTGACGGCCGGGTCCGGAAGTTTGCCTACAAGCCCGAGCAGCCGCTGGGCCGCACGGTGACCGCCGAGGTCTTCGCCTATAACCCGGCCGTTCTGCTGGACACCCTGACCGTGTTGCAAAAAGGCGGACAGGCACTGGGCGACTACGGCGAAGAGCTTCTGCCCGCGCTGGTCGGGCGTGGGGACGCACATACCTTCCCCCTGAGCGGTTACTGGATGGATGTCGGGACCATCGAGGCCTATCACGGAGCGCACCGCGACTTTCTGGATGGTCGTGGTTTCGACCTCGATTCCCCTGAATGGCCAGTGATTACCGCCAGCATTACCCGCCCACCCGCCCGCATCGAGAAGGGCGCGGAAGTCTCGGACAGTTTCGTGTGTGGCGGGGCGGTGGTCGCCGGACAGGTCGTGCGCAGTGTGGTGGCCCCTAACGCGGTAATCGAGCGCGGCGCCGTGGTGACCGACAGCATCCTGCAGCCGGGCGCGGTCGTGCGGGCTGGGGCGCAGGTCATGCGGGCCATCGTCGATCAGCACGCCACCGTCCAGGCCGATGCCCAGGTCGGGGGTGCAGGCGGCCTGACCGTTATTGGCGCGCATGCCCAGGTGCAGTCAGGCGCCCAGGTGGGAAGCGGCCTGCATGTGCCTCCGCACCGCCGTGTGAGGGCTGGCCAGGAGGACCGGGCGACTGTCAAGCCGGAGTAA
- the dusA gene encoding tRNA dihydrouridine(20/20a) synthase DusA, whose protein sequence is MSAVSCTTQTLPAHRLSVAPMMDWTDRHCRVFHRTLTRRTLLYTEMVTTGAILHGDRERHLGFNRVEHPVALQLGGSDPAALAECTRMAEDYGYDEINLNCGCPSDRVSSGSFGACLMGTPDVVARAVEAMRGVTRLPVTVKHRIGIDDLDSYEHLTRFVRTVEAAGCQTFIVHARKAWLSGLSPKENREIPPLRYEVVEQLKADFPHLTVVLNGGVLDLRQAQGALNWADGVMIGRAAYQTPYVLAAADHEIFGEAAVPVTRREAIEAFLPYVAGQLAAGQPLNRMMKHTLGLFAGQPGARHWKRTLSEQGHRDGAGLEVVRAALEGVPAEVLDARGALTEAQPA, encoded by the coding sequence ATGTCTGCCGTCTCCTGCACCACCCAGACACTGCCCGCTCACCGGCTGAGCGTGGCGCCCATGATGGACTGGACGGACCGGCACTGCCGGGTCTTTCACCGGACCCTGACGCGCCGCACGCTGCTGTACACCGAGATGGTGACCACTGGCGCCATCCTTCACGGCGACCGCGAACGGCACCTGGGATTTAACCGCGTGGAACACCCGGTGGCGTTGCAGCTGGGCGGCAGTGATCCGGCGGCCCTGGCCGAGTGCACGCGGATGGCCGAAGACTACGGGTATGACGAGATCAACCTCAACTGCGGCTGTCCCAGCGACCGCGTCAGCAGCGGTTCGTTCGGCGCCTGTCTGATGGGCACCCCCGATGTGGTGGCCCGCGCGGTAGAGGCCATGCGCGGCGTCACCCGCCTGCCGGTGACGGTCAAGCACCGCATCGGCATCGACGACCTGGACAGCTATGAGCATCTGACCCGCTTTGTGCGCACGGTGGAAGCCGCAGGCTGCCAGACCTTCATCGTGCACGCGCGCAAGGCCTGGCTTTCGGGGCTGTCGCCCAAAGAGAACCGTGAGATCCCGCCGCTGCGGTATGAGGTGGTCGAGCAGCTCAAGGCTGACTTTCCGCATCTGACCGTTGTGCTCAACGGCGGCGTGCTGGATCTGCGCCAGGCGCAGGGTGCGCTGAACTGGGCAGACGGAGTCATGATCGGCCGCGCTGCCTACCAGACTCCGTATGTGCTTGCTGCGGCAGATCATGAGATCTTCGGTGAGGCTGCCGTTCCGGTAACCCGCCGGGAAGCAATCGAAGCATTCCTGCCGTACGTGGCCGGGCAACTTGCTGCGGGCCAGCCACTGAACCGGATGATGAAACATACCCTGGGCCTGTTTGCTGGGCAGCCGGGAGCCCGCCACTGGAAACGCACCCTGTCCGAGCAGGGACACCGTGATGGTGCCGGCCTGGAGGTCGTGCGTGCCGCTCTGGAGGGTGTGCCGGCTGAAGTGCTGGACGCGAGGGGAGCCCTCACGGAAGCTCAGCCGGCCTGA
- the apaG gene encoding Co2+/Mg2+ efflux protein ApaG, whose translation MTQPPDAPVPDSSEPDIRVNVEVQHLGPRSREGRQVFTYVIRIENHSDQTWQLLARHWDILDATGRHTSVDGEGVVGEQPVLPPGGAFVYDSFVTLEATPGRMSGHYVMQDAWSARAQVPIPAFVLDVPGRRVLN comes from the coding sequence ATGACTCAGCCTCCTGACGCTCCTGTGCCGGACAGTTCTGAGCCCGATATCCGCGTCAACGTGGAAGTCCAGCACCTGGGCCCACGCAGCCGGGAAGGCCGGCAGGTATTTACCTACGTGATCCGGATCGAAAACCACAGCGACCAGACCTGGCAGCTGCTTGCGCGGCACTGGGACATCCTGGACGCGACCGGACGCCACACCAGCGTGGACGGCGAGGGCGTGGTCGGCGAGCAGCCGGTTCTGCCGCCGGGCGGCGCCTTCGTCTACGATTCGTTTGTGACTCTGGAAGCCACGCCTGGGCGCATGAGCGGGCACTACGTGATGCAGGATGCCTGGAGCGCCCGAGCACAGGTGCCCATTCCGGCTTTTGTACTGGATGTACCCGGGCGACGGGTGCTGAATTGA
- a CDS encoding S8 family peptidase, which translates to MNTRIVLSTIGLSLLLAACGQTSMTSTPSESPQASASTPILGTSNPDAIPGQYIVVFHDDAASLSAQDASGLISSLKLDPLGVSIQHIYTQALSGFAAKLSAQNLTALQSDPRVKYIEQDSMMHATATQSGATWGLDRIDQRSLPLNSSYTYSTTASGVKVYIIDTGINTGHTNFGGRAVWGTNTTGDGNNTDCQGHGTHVAGTVGSATWGVAKGTRLIAVKVLNCSGSGTNSGVIAGVNWAVSNKGTSTAVANMSLGGGFSQALNDAVNSAASKNLVMVVAAGNENQNACNVSPASAASAITVGSTTRTDARSSFSNYGSCLDIFAPGSDITSTWIGSTTATNTISGTSMASPHVAGAAAVRIALGNTTTSSVTSALINNATTGKVTSAGTGSPNRLLYSF; encoded by the coding sequence ATGAACACACGTATTGTTTTGAGCACGATTGGACTCAGCCTGTTGTTGGCCGCCTGTGGTCAGACCAGCATGACCAGCACCCCCAGCGAAAGCCCCCAGGCCAGTGCCAGCACTCCGATTCTGGGTACAAGCAACCCCGACGCCATCCCCGGGCAGTACATCGTGGTCTTCCACGACGACGCGGCCAGCCTCAGTGCCCAGGATGCGAGCGGTCTGATCAGCAGCCTCAAGCTCGACCCCCTGGGTGTCAGCATCCAGCACATCTACACCCAGGCGCTCAGTGGCTTTGCTGCCAAACTCAGCGCACAGAACCTGACCGCGCTGCAGTCCGACCCACGCGTGAAATACATCGAGCAGGACAGCATGATGCACGCGACCGCCACCCAGAGCGGCGCGACCTGGGGCCTGGACCGCATTGACCAGCGCAGCCTGCCGCTGAACAGCAGCTACACCTACAGCACCACTGCCAGTGGGGTGAAGGTATACATCATTGATACCGGTATCAACACCGGGCATACCAACTTTGGTGGCCGGGCCGTGTGGGGCACCAACACCACGGGCGACGGCAACAACACCGATTGCCAGGGCCACGGCACGCATGTGGCTGGTACAGTCGGCAGTGCCACCTGGGGCGTAGCTAAAGGCACGCGTCTCATCGCGGTGAAGGTGCTGAACTGCAGCGGTTCCGGCACCAACTCCGGCGTTATTGCCGGGGTGAACTGGGCTGTGAGCAACAAAGGCACCTCCACTGCCGTAGCCAACATGAGCCTGGGCGGCGGGTTCAGCCAGGCGCTGAATGACGCCGTCAACAGCGCCGCCAGCAAGAACCTGGTGATGGTGGTCGCCGCCGGCAACGAAAACCAGAACGCCTGCAACGTCTCCCCTGCCAGCGCCGCGAGTGCTATCACCGTCGGCAGCACCACCCGGACCGATGCCCGCAGCAGCTTCTCCAACTACGGCTCGTGCCTCGACATCTTTGCTCCTGGCAGCGATATCACCAGCACCTGGATCGGCAGCACCACCGCCACTAACACCATCAGCGGTACCAGCATGGCCTCCCCCCACGTTGCAGGTGCGGCAGCAGTGCGCATCGCGCTAGGGAACACCACCACCAGCTCGGTGACCAGCGCCCTGATTAACAACGCCACGACCGGTAAGGTCACCAGCGCCGGTACCGGTAGCCCCAACCGCCTGCTGTACTCCTTCTGA